TGACGACCTCGGGGAGCAGCTCGGCGTGGTGCGGTTCGAGTCCGACGGTACGGGGGTGGCGGCGGCCCTCGGTCTCCCAGCGCTCCTCGAAGATCGCGGCGATCTGCTTGTACGCGCGGTACTGGAGGAGCCGGGCGAAGAGCAGGTCGCGGGCCTCCAGGAGGGCGAGGTCGGCCTCGTCCTCCACCTCGGCGGCGGGGAGCAGCCGGGCGGCCTTGAGGTCGAGCAGGGTGGCGGCGACGACGAGGAACTCGGTGGTCTGGTCGAGGTCCCCGTCGGGCCCGAGGGCCCGCAGGTGCGCCATGAACTCGTCGGTGACCTGGGAGAGGGCGACCTCGGTGACGTCGAGCTTGTGCTTGGTGATCAGCTGGAGGAGCAGGTCGAAGGGCCCCTCGAAGTTGGAGAGCCGCACGGTGAACCGCCCGTCACGGCCCTCGGGCCCGTCACCGCCGGGGACGGTGTCCTCACGGGGCCGGGCAGACTCCCCCGACACCCCTCCGAGGGCCTCGGAGGCCCCGGAACCGGGCTCGGCCGGCCGCGGGGGCGTGCCGTCCTCCGGGCCGGACGTCCCGGCCGGCGCCGGGTGCTCCGTCTCGGACGGGTGATCCGCCCCGGACAGGGGATCCGGCCCCGACTGGGGCCGCGGGGCCTCTGGAGGCGCCGTCCCCGTCGGCTCGCCCGGGCCGCGGCCCAGGAGGCGGCGGCGCGGTGGGCGGGACGTTTCGTCGGGGGTGTGGTGCATGGGGGTCCAGGGGGAACGAGGAGGACGGCAGCCCGCAGGCTACCGTCAGCGGCCGCGCAGACGGCGGACGAGGATGCTCGCGTCGCCGCGGGACTCCAGGTC
The DNA window shown above is from Streptomyces vietnamensis and carries:
- a CDS encoding segregation and condensation protein A; amino-acid sequence: MHHTPDETSRPPRRRLLGRGPGEPTGTAPPEAPRPQSGPDPLSGADHPSETEHPAPAGTSGPEDGTPPRPAEPGSGASEALGGVSGESARPREDTVPGGDGPEGRDGRFTVRLSNFEGPFDLLLQLITKHKLDVTEVALSQVTDEFMAHLRALGPDGDLDQTTEFLVVAATLLDLKAARLLPAAEVEDEADLALLEARDLLFARLLQYRAYKQIAAIFEERWETEGRRHPRTVGLEPHHAELLPEVVISIGAEGFAKLAVKAMQPKAEPQVYVDHIHAPLVSVRDQAAVVVALLRERGTAVFRELIEDADDTLTVVARFLALLELYREKAVALDQETALGDLVVSWTGGETDPSAAVTDEFDQEATA